From the genome of Streptomyces sp. V1I1, one region includes:
- a CDS encoding C40 family peptidase, translating to MAAHRKPKQHPLSGPAARTAATLALAGAATATAFDGTGHAEPGLTPAQIKAKVDKLYQEAEAATEKYNGAKEQTAKARASLDRLREEAARRTERLNASRNALGSIATAQYRAGGMDPGLQLALTSDPHEYLERAALTERVGTRQADAIAGVHQQLVEIARLRAEAGERMDGLKARQTELATHKATVQDKLAAAERILAALTAEQRASYESSNSAESPAGTRADRSAGPRGSLKAPNSRAAQAVAYAYGALGKPYVWGATGPASFDCSGLTQAAWGSAGVSLPRTTYTQINAGRRVSRSQLAPGDLVFFYSGISHVGLYIGGGQMIHAPRPGAPVRVAPIDEMPFAGATRPV from the coding sequence GTGGCAGCGCACCGGAAACCCAAGCAGCATCCGCTCAGCGGGCCCGCCGCCCGGACCGCCGCCACCCTCGCGCTCGCCGGCGCAGCGACCGCCACCGCGTTCGACGGCACCGGGCACGCCGAGCCCGGTCTCACTCCCGCACAGATCAAGGCCAAGGTCGACAAGCTCTACCAGGAGGCGGAGGCCGCCACCGAGAAGTACAACGGGGCCAAGGAGCAGACCGCGAAGGCCCGCGCGTCGCTGGACCGGCTGCGCGAGGAGGCCGCCCGCAGGACCGAGCGGCTCAACGCCTCACGCAACGCCCTCGGTTCGATCGCCACCGCCCAGTACCGCGCCGGCGGCATGGACCCGGGCTTGCAGCTCGCCCTCACCTCCGACCCCCACGAGTATCTGGAGCGGGCCGCGCTCACCGAGCGGGTCGGCACGCGGCAGGCGGACGCCATTGCCGGTGTGCACCAACAGCTCGTGGAGATCGCCCGGTTGAGAGCCGAGGCGGGCGAGCGCATGGACGGCCTCAAGGCCCGGCAGACCGAGCTGGCCACGCACAAGGCCACCGTCCAGGACAAGCTCGCGGCCGCCGAACGCATCCTCGCCGCGCTCACCGCCGAGCAGCGCGCATCGTACGAGAGCTCGAACAGCGCGGAAAGCCCCGCGGGCACGCGTGCCGACCGGTCAGCCGGCCCCCGCGGCTCCCTCAAGGCCCCCAACTCCCGTGCCGCCCAAGCCGTCGCGTACGCCTACGGAGCGCTCGGCAAGCCGTACGTCTGGGGTGCGACCGGGCCCGCCTCCTTCGACTGTTCCGGGCTCACCCAGGCCGCCTGGGGCTCCGCCGGGGTCTCGCTGCCCCGCACCACGTACACGCAGATCAACGCGGGCCGACGGGTGTCCCGTTCCCAACTCGCCCCCGGCGACCTGGTGTTCTTCTACTCCGGGATCAGCCACGTCGGCCTGTACATCGGCGGCGGCCAGATGATCCACGCCCCGCGCCCCGGCGCCCCGGTCCGCGTCGCGCCGATCGACGAGATGCCCTTCGCGGGCGCGACCCGCCCCGTGTAA
- a CDS encoding response regulator transcription factor — MTETEAAGETAERRVRVVLVDDHRMFRTGVQAEIGQTDHTGVEVVGEAADVDQAVTVITATRPEVVLLDVHLPGGGGVEVLRRCAPLMAASQNPVRFLALSVSDAAEDVIGVIRGGARGYVTKTITGTDLVDSIFRVQDGDAVFSPRLAGFVLDAFASTDAPPVDEDLDRLTQREREVLRLIARGYAYKEIAKQLFISVKTVESHVSAVLRKLQLSNRHELTRWATARRLV, encoded by the coding sequence ATGACCGAGACCGAGGCTGCTGGAGAGACTGCCGAGCGGCGCGTACGGGTCGTGCTCGTCGACGACCACCGGATGTTCCGCACCGGAGTGCAGGCCGAAATCGGCCAGACCGACCACACCGGCGTCGAAGTGGTCGGTGAGGCCGCCGACGTCGACCAGGCGGTCACCGTGATCACGGCGACCCGGCCCGAGGTCGTCCTGCTGGATGTGCATCTGCCGGGCGGCGGTGGAGTGGAGGTGTTGCGCCGCTGTGCCCCGCTGATGGCGGCGTCTCAGAACCCGGTGCGCTTCCTGGCGCTGTCCGTCTCGGACGCGGCCGAGGACGTGATCGGGGTGATCCGGGGCGGCGCCCGCGGCTATGTCACCAAGACCATCACGGGCACGGATCTGGTCGACTCGATCTTCCGGGTGCAGGACGGGGACGCGGTGTTCTCGCCGCGTCTGGCGGGCTTCGTGCTGGACGCCTTCGCCTCGACGGACGCGCCGCCGGTGGACGAGGACCTCGATCGGCTCACCCAGCGGGAGCGCGAGGTGCTGCGGCTGATCGCGCGGGGTTACGCGTACAAGGAAATCGCGAAGCAGCTGTTCATCTCGGTGAAGACGGTGGAGTCGCATGTGTCGGCGGTGCTGCGGAAACTTCAGCTCTCGAACCGGCATGAGCTGACGCGATGGGCCACGGCACGACGTCTGGTTTAG
- a CDS encoding ATP-binding protein, whose amino-acid sequence MPVATPRPPGPSRAPAPEEQPLRKLYRSADGRMLGGVARGLAGHLGLPVIWVRLVFLGLFMADGLGVLLYAVFWIVVPLGVGGRAAEPRSVFETTDDGRRRLRKPDKGQLFALVALMIGAAIFVGNVNMGGNASRYIWPILLTGAGVVLVWRQADNARRARWTEVGRRRRLLQLGRALAGVALVGMGLTVFILVRGSAAQLGNVLTAAIAVIAGMALLAGPWLVRMTQDLSEERTMRIRAQERAEVAAHVHDSVLHTLTLIQRNADDAGEVRRLARAQERELRNWLYKPEGNGKDEDEEPDTLAEAVKKAAAEVEDKHGVPLEVVVVGDCPLDEKLAAQMQAAREAMVNAAKYGGEGGAVQVYAEVEGRTVFVSVRDRGPGFDLDSVPGDRMGVRESIIGRMQRNGGTARLRSVPGGGTEVELEMERAGE is encoded by the coding sequence ATGCCAGTCGCCACGCCCCGACCCCCCGGCCCCTCCCGCGCCCCCGCGCCGGAGGAGCAGCCGCTGCGCAAGCTGTACCGCAGCGCGGACGGCCGGATGCTCGGTGGTGTGGCGCGCGGCCTCGCCGGGCATCTGGGACTGCCCGTCATCTGGGTCCGTCTCGTCTTCCTCGGCCTGTTCATGGCCGACGGCCTCGGCGTGCTGCTGTATGCCGTCTTCTGGATAGTCGTGCCGCTCGGCGTCGGTGGCAGGGCCGCCGAGCCGCGTTCCGTGTTCGAGACCACGGACGACGGCCGGCGCCGGCTGCGCAAGCCCGACAAGGGGCAGCTGTTCGCGTTGGTCGCGCTGATGATCGGCGCGGCGATCTTCGTCGGCAATGTGAACATGGGCGGCAACGCCAGCCGCTACATCTGGCCGATCCTGCTGACCGGCGCCGGTGTGGTGCTGGTCTGGCGGCAGGCGGACAACGCTCGCCGGGCCCGCTGGACCGAAGTCGGCCGCCGCCGCAGGCTCCTCCAACTCGGCCGCGCACTCGCGGGCGTGGCGCTGGTCGGCATGGGCCTGACCGTCTTCATCCTGGTACGCGGCTCCGCCGCCCAGCTCGGCAATGTGCTGACGGCGGCGATCGCCGTCATCGCTGGCATGGCCCTGCTCGCCGGGCCCTGGCTGGTGCGGATGACGCAGGACCTCTCGGAGGAGCGGACGATGCGCATCCGGGCCCAGGAGCGTGCGGAGGTCGCCGCGCACGTCCATGACTCCGTACTGCACACCCTCACCCTGATCCAGCGGAACGCCGACGACGCGGGCGAAGTGCGCCGCCTCGCCCGCGCCCAGGAGCGCGAGCTGCGGAACTGGCTCTACAAGCCGGAGGGCAACGGCAAGGACGAGGACGAGGAACCGGACACGCTCGCCGAGGCGGTGAAGAAGGCCGCGGCCGAGGTAGAGGACAAGCACGGCGTCCCGCTCGAGGTCGTGGTCGTCGGCGACTGCCCGCTGGACGAGAAACTGGCCGCACAGATGCAAGCCGCACGCGAGGCAATGGTCAATGCGGCCAAGTACGGTGGCGAGGGCGGGGCCGTCCAGGTCTACGCCGAGGTCGAGGGCCGCACGGTCTTCGTGTCGGTACGGGACCGGGGGCCGGGCTTCGACCTGGATTCCGTACCCGGCGACCGGATGGGCGTAAGAGAATCGATCATCGGCCGGATGCAGCGCAACGGCGGAACGGCACGGCTTCGCTCGGTGCCCGGCGGGGGCACCGAGGTCGAGCTGGAGATGGAGAGGGCGGGCGAATGA
- a CDS encoding PspC domain-containing protein, which produces MTQPTTPPPAKPDAPPEARADTQPLRRAPNQKVVAGVCGGLGRYCDIDPVIFRIVIGVLSVTGGIGLIFYGFAWLLIPFEDEEENEARRLLSGRVEGASLTAVLLALIGCGLFLSMLGNSGTLAFAALLSVAVVGASVWSQRRRVAAPDGALLDAATAHAVAEAPPETKAPPVPDSPSWWRDPIIKDGTTGPVATGYLWGPEEAAAQAAAEAAAPPQRRPSTAPPQTRGPRGIGGTVFLLALLAGGLGTGLSWDGSPLGTSLQIGLVCALAVFGLGLLVSALLGRTGFGTIMMTVITAGLLAGAAALPKDISTHWARTDWKPASVAAVQPLYEMGSGVATLDLSSLAVPAGQTVSTRAEVGAGQLKVVVPKDATVKLRVEAGIGDIRLPEDAANDIDVAPGQDRQSTLPPPAGAKPSGTLELRLEVGIGQVEVTRAAS; this is translated from the coding sequence ATGACACAGCCGACCACTCCGCCTCCTGCGAAACCGGACGCGCCGCCCGAGGCGCGTGCCGACACGCAGCCGCTGCGCCGCGCCCCGAACCAGAAGGTGGTGGCGGGTGTCTGCGGCGGGCTCGGCCGGTACTGCGACATAGACCCGGTGATCTTCCGGATCGTGATCGGGGTGCTCTCCGTGACCGGTGGCATCGGCCTGATCTTCTACGGCTTCGCCTGGCTGCTGATCCCCTTCGAGGACGAGGAGGAGAACGAGGCGCGTCGCCTGCTGTCGGGCCGGGTGGAGGGCGCGTCACTGACCGCCGTGCTCCTCGCCCTGATCGGCTGCGGACTGTTCCTGTCCATGCTGGGCAACAGCGGGACGCTCGCCTTCGCCGCCCTCCTCTCGGTCGCGGTCGTCGGGGCGTCCGTGTGGTCGCAGCGCCGCCGTGTCGCCGCCCCCGACGGTGCGCTGCTGGACGCCGCGACGGCGCATGCGGTGGCCGAGGCGCCGCCCGAGACGAAGGCTCCGCCTGTCCCCGACAGCCCGTCCTGGTGGCGGGACCCGATCATCAAGGACGGCACGACGGGCCCAGTGGCGACCGGCTATCTGTGGGGCCCGGAAGAGGCTGCGGCCCAGGCGGCCGCGGAAGCCGCCGCACCTCCCCAGCGGCGTCCGTCAACAGCTCCCCCGCAGACGCGCGGGCCGCGCGGAATCGGCGGCACCGTCTTCCTTCTCGCCCTGCTCGCGGGCGGCCTCGGCACCGGGCTCAGCTGGGACGGCAGTCCGCTGGGCACGAGTCTGCAGATCGGTCTTGTCTGCGCGCTGGCGGTGTTCGGGCTCGGCCTGCTGGTCAGCGCGCTGCTGGGCCGTACCGGCTTCGGCACGATCATGATGACGGTGATCACCGCGGGTCTGCTGGCGGGGGCTGCCGCGCTCCCCAAGGACATCAGCACCCACTGGGCGCGCACGGACTGGAAGCCGGCCTCGGTGGCCGCCGTCCAGCCGCTGTACGAAATGGGCTCCGGCGTCGCGACCCTCGACCTCTCGTCGCTCGCCGTCCCCGCCGGGCAGACGGTGTCGACGAGGGCGGAAGTCGGGGCCGGTCAGCTCAAGGTCGTGGTACCGAAGGACGCGACGGTGAAGCTGCGGGTCGAAGCGGGCATCGGCGACATCCGGCTCCCCGAGGACGCGGCGAACGACATCGACGTCGCCCCCGGTCAGGACCGGCAGAGCACCCTGCCTCCGCCGGCCGGCGCGAAGCCGTCGGGCACGCTGGAACTCCGCCTCGAAGTAGGCATCGGACAGGTGGAGGTGACCCGTGCCGCGTCGTGA
- a CDS encoding DoxX family protein, whose translation MTHTYRTTVDYGTVDGGRRGGLRERASHYALLPLRLFLGVTFIYAGIDKLTDSQFMAASGQGSVGDLMRSVRDSSAVPALVDLALKSPEGFGHAIALGELAVGIGTLVGLLARLAALGGALISLSLWLTVSWQTEPYYYGNDLAYLMAWLPLVLAGASFLSLDALLANRRRRMP comes from the coding sequence ATGACACACACATATCGGACTACGGTCGACTACGGCACGGTCGACGGCGGGCGGCGCGGCGGCTTGAGAGAACGGGCGAGCCATTACGCCCTTCTGCCGCTGCGGCTCTTCCTCGGCGTGACTTTCATCTACGCGGGGATCGACAAGCTCACGGACAGCCAGTTCATGGCCGCGAGCGGGCAGGGCTCCGTCGGCGATCTGATGCGCAGCGTGCGCGACTCCTCCGCCGTGCCCGCTCTTGTGGACCTTGCGCTCAAGAGCCCCGAGGGCTTCGGCCACGCGATTGCCCTCGGTGAGCTCGCCGTTGGCATCGGCACCCTCGTCGGATTGCTGGCCCGGCTCGCCGCGCTCGGCGGGGCTCTCATCTCGCTGAGCCTGTGGCTGACGGTGAGCTGGCAGACCGAGCCGTACTACTACGGCAATGACCTCGCCTATCTGATGGCCTGGCTGCCGCTGGTGCTCGCCGGGGCCTCGTTCCTTTCGCTCGACGCCCTTCTGGCCAACCGGCGTCGCCGAATGCCGTAG
- a CDS encoding class II aldolase/adducin family protein has product MTETPPPIPVEQLRFAMPPVHESVVDERAYRKERLAGALRLFGRFGYEDGVSGHITARDPEFTDCFWVNPFGVPFADVTAGDLILVNGEGQVGRVVIGRHHVNQAAFAVHAQVHRARPEVVAVAHTHSVHGRALSALGELIEPVTQEACAFYEDHALVDRYTGVVVDEEEGRRIAGALGAYKAVVLRNHGLLTVGDSVDAAAWWFISMERCAQVQLAARASGKPVLIEHRDAVATREQLGSDLVAWINYQPLWRQISQAEPELLQ; this is encoded by the coding sequence ATGACTGAGACGCCTCCGCCGATCCCTGTCGAGCAGCTGCGATTCGCCATGCCGCCCGTGCACGAGTCCGTCGTGGACGAGCGGGCGTACCGCAAGGAGCGGCTCGCCGGGGCGCTGCGGCTCTTCGGGCGGTTCGGTTACGAGGACGGGGTGTCCGGCCATATCACCGCGCGGGATCCGGAGTTCACCGACTGCTTCTGGGTGAACCCTTTCGGCGTCCCCTTCGCGGATGTCACCGCCGGTGATCTGATCCTCGTCAACGGGGAGGGTCAGGTTGGCCGGGTTGTAATCGGGAGGCACCACGTCAACCAGGCGGCGTTCGCCGTCCACGCCCAGGTGCACCGCGCCCGGCCCGAGGTCGTCGCCGTAGCGCACACCCACTCCGTGCACGGGCGGGCGCTGTCCGCGCTCGGAGAGCTGATCGAGCCGGTCACACAGGAAGCCTGCGCTTTCTACGAGGACCACGCCCTGGTCGACCGGTACACAGGCGTGGTCGTCGACGAGGAGGAGGGGCGGCGGATCGCCGGCGCCCTCGGCGCGTACAAGGCCGTCGTCCTGCGCAATCACGGGCTGCTGACGGTCGGCGACTCGGTCGACGCCGCGGCCTGGTGGTTCATCTCCATGGAGCGCTGCGCCCAGGTGCAGCTCGCGGCGAGGGCGTCGGGCAAGCCCGTGCTGATCGAGCACCGGGACGCGGTGGCCACCCGCGAGCAGCTCGGCAGCGATCTGGTCGCGTGGATCAACTACCAGCCCCTGTGGCGGCAGATCAGCCAGGCGGAACCCGAACTGCTGCAGTAG
- a CDS encoding cupin domain-containing protein, giving the protein MTEPTSPLVPLLGLEPHVEGGWFRQTWQTAGSTTPPGYPGPRAYATGIYFLLHPGESSRWHRVRSDELWLWHRGGPLRLHLGGTAEKPSATGTLTLGPSVESGEQPQLLVPANTWQAAEPAGTEPVLVTCIVAPGFHFDDFTLEQP; this is encoded by the coding sequence ATGACCGAACCGACATCCCCCCTGGTCCCGCTCCTCGGCCTCGAACCGCACGTGGAGGGCGGCTGGTTCAGGCAGACCTGGCAGACGGCGGGCTCGACGACCCCGCCCGGCTACCCCGGACCGCGGGCGTACGCCACCGGCATCTACTTCCTGCTGCACCCCGGCGAGAGCTCGCGGTGGCACCGCGTACGCTCCGACGAACTCTGGCTCTGGCACCGCGGCGGCCCGCTCAGGCTGCACCTCGGTGGCACGGCCGAGAAGCCTTCGGCGACCGGGACTCTCACTCTCGGCCCGTCGGTGGAGTCGGGCGAACAGCCCCAGCTCCTTGTCCCCGCGAACACCTGGCAGGCTGCGGAACCCGCGGGCACCGAGCCGGTCCTGGTGACGTGCATCGTCGCGCCGGGATTCCACTTCGACGACTTCACGCTGGAGCAGCCGTAA
- the guaA gene encoding glutamine-hydrolyzing GMP synthase: MPAAPPAATDVVLVVDFGAQYAQLIARRVREARVYSEIVPSTMPVAEMLAKNPKAIILSGGPSSVYAEGAPRLDREIFEAGVPVFGMCYGFQLMATTLGGTVDNTGAREYGRTPLHVSKPGSTLFEGTPAEQSVWMSHGDACSAAPEGFTVTASTDVVPVAAFENDEKKLYGVQHHPEVMHSTYGQQVLEHFLYRGAGIEPTWTTTNVVEEQVALIREQVGTKRAICGLSGGVDSAVAAALVQKAIGSQLTCVYVDHGLMRKGETEQVEKDFVAATGVQLKVVDAADRFLNALAGVSDPEQKRKIIGREFIRVFEQAQAEIIAEAAHGEDVAFLVQGTLYPDVVESGGGTGTANIKSHHNVGGLPEDLEFDLVEPLRKLFKDEVRMVGQELGLPDEIVQRQPFPGPGLGIRIVGEVTKDRLDLLREADAIAREELTAAGLDRSIWQCPVVLLADVRSVGVQGDGRTYGHPIVLRPVSSEDAMTADWTRMPYEVLAKISTRITNEVADVNRVVLDVTSKPPGTIEWE, translated from the coding sequence GTGCCAGCAGCACCCCCCGCCGCCACCGACGTCGTACTCGTCGTCGACTTCGGCGCGCAGTACGCCCAGCTCATCGCCCGCCGCGTCCGTGAGGCCCGGGTCTACAGCGAGATCGTGCCGTCCACCATGCCGGTGGCGGAGATGCTGGCCAAGAACCCCAAGGCGATCATCCTCTCCGGCGGCCCGTCGTCCGTGTACGCGGAGGGCGCCCCGCGGCTGGACCGCGAGATCTTCGAGGCCGGGGTCCCGGTCTTCGGTATGTGCTACGGCTTCCAGCTGATGGCGACGACGCTCGGCGGGACCGTCGACAACACGGGCGCGCGTGAGTACGGCCGTACGCCGCTGCACGTCTCCAAGCCCGGCTCGACACTCTTCGAGGGCACCCCGGCCGAGCAGTCGGTGTGGATGTCCCACGGCGACGCCTGCTCCGCCGCCCCCGAGGGCTTCACCGTCACCGCGTCCACTGACGTCGTGCCGGTCGCGGCCTTCGAGAACGACGAGAAGAAGCTGTACGGCGTGCAGCATCACCCCGAGGTGATGCACTCGACGTACGGCCAGCAGGTCCTGGAGCACTTCCTCTACCGGGGCGCCGGCATCGAGCCGACCTGGACCACGACCAATGTCGTCGAGGAGCAGGTCGCGCTGATCCGCGAGCAGGTCGGCACCAAGCGCGCCATCTGCGGTCTGTCCGGCGGCGTGGACTCGGCGGTGGCGGCGGCCCTGGTGCAGAAGGCCATCGGCTCGCAGCTGACCTGCGTGTACGTCGACCACGGGCTGATGCGCAAGGGCGAGACCGAGCAGGTCGAGAAGGACTTCGTGGCGGCGACCGGCGTCCAGCTGAAGGTCGTGGACGCGGCCGACCGCTTCCTGAACGCGCTCGCCGGGGTGTCCGACCCCGAGCAGAAGCGGAAGATCATCGGCCGAGAGTTCATCCGGGTCTTCGAGCAGGCCCAGGCCGAGATCATCGCCGAGGCTGCGCACGGCGAGGACGTCGCCTTCCTGGTCCAGGGCACGCTCTACCCGGACGTCGTCGAGTCCGGCGGCGGCACCGGCACCGCCAACATCAAGTCGCACCACAATGTCGGCGGCCTGCCCGAGGACCTCGAGTTCGACCTTGTCGAGCCGCTGCGCAAGCTGTTCAAGGACGAGGTCCGGATGGTCGGCCAGGAGCTCGGCTTGCCGGACGAGATCGTCCAGCGCCAGCCCTTCCCGGGCCCGGGCCTCGGTATCCGTATCGTCGGTGAGGTCACCAAGGACCGGCTCGACCTGCTGCGCGAGGCGGACGCCATCGCCCGCGAGGAGCTCACGGCGGCGGGCCTGGACCGTTCCATCTGGCAGTGCCCGGTGGTGCTGCTCGCGGACGTGCGCAGTGTCGGCGTCCAGGGCGACGGCCGCACCTACGGCCACCCGATCGTGCTCCGTCCCGTCTCGTCCGAGGACGCGATGACGGCGGACTGGACGCGGATGCCGTACGAGGTGCTGGCCAAGATCTCGACCCGGATCACCAACGAGGTCGCGGACGTCAACCGCGTGGTCCTCGACGTGACGAGCAAGCCGCCGGGCACCATCGAGTGGGAGTAG
- a CDS encoding chorismate mutase: MTVTDTGANAGADTGARTDEAACVITGARERIDALDDRIIGLIQERMAVSAVIQQARISSGGRRVSLSREMEVLGHFRDALGKPGTALAMTLLELCRGRI, translated from the coding sequence ATGACTGTCACCGACACCGGAGCCAACGCCGGAGCCGACACCGGAGCCCGTACCGACGAGGCCGCGTGTGTGATCACCGGCGCCCGTGAACGCATCGACGCACTCGACGACCGCATCATCGGACTGATCCAGGAACGGATGGCGGTCTCGGCCGTCATCCAGCAGGCCCGCATCTCCTCCGGCGGCCGCCGCGTGAGCCTGTCGCGCGAGATGGAGGTTCTCGGCCATTTCCGCGACGCGCTCGGAAAGCCCGGAACGGCGCTCGCGATGACGCTGCTGGAGCTGTGCCGGGGCCGTATCTGA